The following proteins are encoded in a genomic region of Thiomonas sp. X19:
- a CDS encoding DUF6573 family protein: MSTETTHATSPAALADLFGKPIYSYTRAQAIEDGMLIDVSTTAREAGIVWPVALTSATWSDACAWTDADDKRKGGGACWQSESGRLWDVVWMASRAIRAGLRHGHDGRDPILFQVLRIPREGRGVRPRLTTLKLQVGPGDAGEPVITVMLPGED; encoded by the coding sequence ATGAGCACCGAAACCACGCACGCCACCAGCCCCGCCGCCCTGGCCGACCTGTTCGGCAAGCCGATCTACTCCTACACCCGCGCCCAGGCCATCGAGGACGGCATGCTGATCGATGTCAGCACCACCGCGCGCGAGGCTGGCATCGTGTGGCCTGTGGCCCTCACCAGCGCCACATGGAGCGACGCCTGCGCCTGGACGGATGCCGACGACAAGCGCAAGGGTGGCGGGGCGTGCTGGCAGTCCGAATCCGGCAGGCTTTGGGATGTCGTGTGGATGGCATCGCGCGCGATCCGCGCAGGACTGCGTCACGGGCACGATGGCCGCGACCCGATCTTGTTTCAAGTCCTGCGCATTCCCCGCGAAGGCCGGGGCGTGCGGCCACGCCTGACGACATTGAAGCTGCAGGTCGGCCCTGGCGACGCAGGCGAGCCGGTCATCACGGTGATGCTGCCGGGTGAGGACTGA
- a CDS encoding glycine zipper 2TM domain-containing protein, giving the protein MQHIKPLTITALAAALALGGCAGVPPGLGGQYQSSAYNYSASQAQQVQQVQLGTVLYVQQVTIRAGQGVTGAGSTLGAVAGGFAGSRVGQGTGSAVGAVIGALGGAAAGDLAAGKAYQQPGLQITVRLDNGQTIAVTQAADVPIHAGQRVELLGSQYGWGQPARVVPIG; this is encoded by the coding sequence ATGCAACACATCAAACCCCTCACCATCACTGCCCTGGCCGCCGCGCTGGCCCTGGGCGGCTGCGCCGGCGTGCCCCCGGGCCTGGGCGGTCAGTACCAGTCCAGCGCCTACAACTACAGCGCCAGCCAGGCCCAGCAGGTCCAGCAGGTCCAGCTCGGCACGGTCCTCTACGTCCAGCAAGTCACGATCCGCGCGGGCCAGGGCGTCACCGGCGCCGGCAGCACCCTCGGCGCGGTCGCTGGCGGGTTCGCGGGCAGCCGGGTAGGGCAAGGCACCGGCTCTGCGGTCGGAGCCGTCATCGGCGCGCTGGGCGGCGCAGCGGCTGGCGACCTGGCGGCAGGCAAGGCCTACCAGCAACCAGGCCTGCAAATCACGGTGCGACTGGATAACGGCCAGACCATCGCCGTCACGCAAGCCGCCGACGTGCCCATCCATGCCGGCCAGCGCGTCGAGCTGCTGGGTTCGCAATACGGCTGGGGCCAGCCCGCCCGTGTCGTGCCCATCGGCTGA
- a CDS encoding site-specific integrase: MPSISRTFDLKADAEAWAREIEREAQRGNVGALRDDAGRTTLEHVASVYVAGPVQLLASRADVTRYMHAARARFGSFFLSAIRGVDVAAWRDELLKGGLSSQSVIHHLNALSGLFSFIEKELSIDLPSGNPVAKVRKPAMPKSRERRLRPGELDALMREARTPGLPQIIILAVETSMRLGELLGLEWKRVDLVKRTAHLVDTKNRESRTVALSSAASVALKSLHALPRRIDGRVFGWAASDSFEKAWVRCKARALAAYLADCAASNTKPDPSFLADLRFHDLRHEATSRLFERGLGVMEVASMTGHKSLAMLKRYTHVEAEKLAAKLG, encoded by the coding sequence ATGCCTTCGATCAGCCGAACCTTTGACCTCAAGGCCGATGCCGAGGCATGGGCCCGCGAGATTGAACGCGAGGCACAGCGCGGCAATGTGGGCGCTTTGCGTGACGACGCTGGGCGCACGACGCTGGAGCATGTGGCATCGGTGTACGTTGCCGGCCCTGTGCAGTTGCTCGCTTCGCGGGCTGACGTGACGCGCTACATGCATGCTGCGCGCGCCCGGTTCGGGTCGTTCTTCCTTTCTGCGATCCGCGGTGTTGATGTGGCCGCCTGGCGCGATGAACTGCTCAAAGGCGGCCTGTCGTCTCAGTCGGTCATCCATCACCTGAATGCGCTGTCGGGCCTGTTCTCGTTCATCGAGAAGGAATTGAGCATCGACCTGCCGTCTGGCAACCCGGTTGCCAAAGTGCGCAAGCCCGCGATGCCGAAATCAAGGGAACGGCGCTTGCGGCCCGGTGAACTCGATGCGCTGATGCGCGAGGCTCGCACGCCTGGCCTGCCGCAAATCATCATCCTGGCCGTCGAGACCAGCATGCGCCTGGGCGAGTTGCTGGGGCTGGAGTGGAAGCGCGTCGATCTCGTCAAGCGCACTGCGCACCTGGTGGACACCAAGAATCGTGAGAGCCGCACGGTGGCGCTTTCCAGCGCCGCCAGCGTCGCACTGAAGAGTCTGCATGCCCTGCCCCGCCGCATCGATGGCCGGGTGTTTGGCTGGGCGGCGTCAGACAGCTTTGAGAAGGCCTGGGTGCGCTGCAAGGCGCGAGCGCTGGCCGCCTACCTTGCCGACTGCGCCGCATCCAACACCAAGCCCGATCCATCCTTTCTGGCCGATCTGCGCTTCCATGATCTGCGCCACGAGGCCACGTCCCGGCTGTTCGAGAGGGGCCTGGGCGTCATGGAGGTCGCCAGCATGACGGGGCACAAGTCGCTTGCCATGCTCAAGCGGTACACCCATGTCGAGGCCGAGAAGCTGGCGGCGAAGTTGGGATAG